Proteins encoded within one genomic window of Hermetia illucens chromosome 2, iHerIll2.2.curated.20191125, whole genome shotgun sequence:
- the LOC119649073 gene encoding protein rhomboid-like → MIEQQQKEEQSEQQQLQQPKEQQQHIPTVIDIPSDFEDTVVKKYDADRYECCPPPLFIVLMSLIEIGVFVYDLLTTKTQMVPAGPIPVDSVFIYRPDRRQEIWRFISYMVLHANWFHLGFNVVVQVMIGLPLEMVHGSLRIACIYLAGVFAGSLGTSVVDAEVYLVGASGGVYALLAAHLANILLNFGEMKYGVLKLASILIFASCDFGYAIYSRHVAEPINAPSVSYVAHITGALAGLTIGLLVLKNFDHRPQKFLLWWSALGIYAAFTIFAIVFNLVNTMTAQILEEEGEVIKQHLLHDLGVS, encoded by the exons ATGATTGAACAACAGCAAAAAGAAGAACAATCAGAACAGCAGCAACTTCAACAGCCAAAAGAGCAGCAACAGCATATCCCCACCGTTATTGACATTCCATCCGATTTCGAGGATACAGTAGTTAAGAAATATGATGCCGACCGTTATGAATGCTGCCCGCCACCACTATTCATAGTCTTGATGTCCTTAATTGAG ATTGGTGTGTTTGTTTATGATCTTCTAACGACGAAGACGCAGATGGTTCCGGCTGGACCTATTCCAGTCGATTCGGTCTTCATTTATCGGCCGGACCGGCGACAGGAGATCTGGCGATTTATCAGTTACATGGTTTTGCATGCCAACTGGTTCCATCTTGGTTTCAACGTCGTGGTGCAAGTGATGATTGGGCTGCCCTTGGAGATGGTCCACGGATCGCTAAGGATCGCTTGTATATATCTGGCAGGAGTGTTTGCTGGCTCCTTAGGAACAAGTGTTGTCGACGCTGAGGTGTATTTGGTGGGAGCGAGTGGTGGAGTTTATGCTTTGCTAGCGGCGCATTTAGCCAATattcttttgaattttggtgagaTGAAGTATGGCGTGTTGAAATTGGCGTCGATATTAATTTTTG CATCATGCGACTTCGGTTACGCCATCTATTCCCGACACGTAGCGGAGCCCATCAACGCCCCGTCCGTATCCTACGTAGCCCATATAACGGGGGCTTTAGCTGGATTAACGATAGGTTTATTAGTGTTAAAAAATTTCGATCATAGACCACAGAAGTTTCTGCTTTGGTGGTCAGCATTAGGTATTTATGCTGCTTTTACGATATTCGCAATTGTATTTAATTTAGTGAATACGATGACAGCACAAATACTCGAAGAAGAGGGCGAAGTAATAAAACAACATTTGCTTCATGATTTGGGTGTTtcataa